GGCGCGGGCGTGGTGCTGACTGGCGGCGCGTCGCGCATCGAAGGGATTCAGGAATTGGCGGAGCAGGTCTTCAACCTGCCGACCAGGACGGGTTCGCCTGCCGGAGTGGGCGGACTCAAGGATGTGGTGGACAGTCCTACCTATGCCACGGCGGTGGGACTGCTTCTCTATGGCGCGGAAAAACATGGGCGGGACAGCAAGATCCGCATCCGCGACAAGAACATCTTTCACTCCATCCTGGCGCGGATGAAGAAATGGTTCGTGGACATAAGCTGAAGGGTTTCAGGGAAAAAACGGAGAACGGGAACAACGAAAAACGTGGGGGAATTATGGATTTCCTGGAAATTGAACGCGAAGACAATGCTTTGATCAAAGTGATCGGAGTGGGTGGCGGAGGCGGTAATGCGGTGAACAACATGATCAAGGCCGCCATGCAGGGCGTGACCTTCATCGCCGCCAACACGGACATGCAGGCTCTGAAGCATTCCCAGGCCGAGTACAAGATTCAGCTCGGAGACAAGCTGACCAAAGGCCTTGGCGCTGGCGCGAATCCGGATATGGGTAGGGACGCGGCGCTTGAGAGCCAGGCCCAGATCAGGGATATCCTGGGCGACTGCGACATGGTTTTCGTCACTGCCGGCATGGGCGGCGGCACGGGTACGGGAGCCGCTCCGGTCATCGCGCAGGTGGCCAAGGACATGGGCGCGCTGACCGTGGCCGTTGTCACCAAGCCTTTCTTTTTTGAAGGCAAGCGTCGGCAGCAGCAGGCCGAACGCGGGATCAAGGAGCTGCGCGAGATCGTCGACAGCATCATCACCATCCCCAACGACCGCCTGCTGACCCTGGCATCCAAGAAGGCCTCCTTCGTGGACATGCTGGGCAAGGCCGACGAAGTCCTTTTCCATGCCGTGAAGGGCATCTCGGACCTGATCATGGTCCCCGGTCTCATCAACCTCGACTTTGCCGACGTGAAAGCGGTCATGGAAGAGATGGGTCTGGCCATGATGGGTACGGGCATCGCTTCCGGCGATGGCAGAGCCCGCGAGGCGGCCCTGAAGGCCATCACCAGCCCGCTCCTTGAGGACGTGACCATCGACGGCGCTCGCGGCGTGCTCATGAACATCACCTGTGGCCCGGACCTGACCATCGAAGAAGTCAGCGAAGCCGCCAGCATCGTGCACGAAGCCGCTCACGAGGATGCCAAGATATACTTCGGCACGGTCTTCGACATGGATTGCGTGGATGAAATGCGCATCACCGTCATCGCCACCGGCATTCAGGACGGAAACGCACCCCTGGAAAAGGGAACCAAGGTCACGCCTTTCGCCGCGAATCCGGCTGCGAGCCGCCTCGGGGCCGAAAGCGAAGGCTCCTTCATCCGTCCGCGCACCCGCAAAATCACGGTCAACGAGAGCGCCGATCTCAGCGTTCCGGCCTATATTCGGGCCAAGACCCAGCCGGGCGCGGAAGAAAAGCGGCATGAAGTTCGCAAATGCGTCAACGGCGGCGATGACGCCGAGTTCCTGTTCGAAGAGGAGGAATTTGAAATTCCGTCATTCATCAGAATGCAGGCAGACTAGCATTACAAGTCTCCCCGACTTGTCACCCCGTCCGTGGAGGGAACTGTGTCCGAGCTCTATCTAGGCCGAACCGCCCCTCGACTGAAGGATTGGGGAGGCCGGCTGCCTGTTGCTCTGGTATTTCCAGAGGCAGCGCGGCACGGACTCTCCACTCTGGGTTGGCAGGTTGTCTACCGGCTGCTCGCAGGTCGCGAGGAGCTGGCCGTTGAGCGTTTTTTCTGGGACCCCACTTCTCCGAGGCCCAGGTCCGTTGACTCCGGACGCGACCTGGGCCTCTTCCCCCTTGTTCTGTTTAGCCTCAATTTCGAAGGTGATTTTCCAACGGCCATACGGCTTCTGCAGGATGCGGACATTCCGGTCAGAGCCGAAGAGCGTCAGTCCTGGCCAATGATCCTGGCCGGCGGGCCCCTGGCGTTTCTCAACCCGTTTCCGATCTTGCCGGCGCTGGACGGAATCTTTGTCGGCGAGGCCGAAGCAGGGCTTTCCGCCGTCATGGACAATATAGCCAACGCCTGGAACAGCGGCGGAGACAAGGCCGCTGTACTGGAGGATATCGCCGGGCTGCCCGGAATGCTGATTCCCGGCAAAAGCATCGAGCCCGTGCGCAGACTTGTCGATATGTCCGGATCCAGGACTCTGCACGATCCTGCCTATTCCTGTTTTGTCAGTTCCGAGGCCCAGTTTCGGGACATGCTGCTTTTGGAAGTCAACCGGGGATGTCCCTACGGTTGCCGCTTTTGCGCGGCAGGCAGCATCTACAAGCCGCCCCGCCACGCCGAGCTGGAGACGCTGCAAGAGATCGTCACGCGCTGCGCTCCGCAAAAAGTGGGTCTTGTGGGCACGGCACTGACCGACTGGCCGGACCTGTTGCCATTTTTGCGCTGGCTGCAGGAGCGCAAGATAAAATTTTCGCTGTCGTCCCTTCGTGCCGACGGCCTGACCGACGAGTTGCTCGAATTTCTTCGCCATACAGGCACTCGTTCCGTGACCCTGGCCCTGGAGGGCGCGAGTCGCCGCCTGCGCCAGGCCATGAACAAGCATTTTTCGGAAGAGGCCTTTCTGGACGCCGTGACGCGCATCAGCCGATTGCAGTTCAACACCTTGAAACTGTACATGATCACGGGCTGGCCGGACGAAAGCGAAGCGGACTGGGCCGAATTCGAGTCCTTTCTGGGCAGCATCGAAGAGGCCAGGAAGATGGGGCAGGGCAACCGCAAGAAGGGGGTGGAGCTTGTCTCCCTGTCGGTCAGCTGCCTTGTGCCCAAGGCCTGGACTCCCCTGCAATGGGCGGACATCCCGGAAGAGGACTGGTTCAAGAAGGCCATGAAGCGCTTCAAGGGCGCTGTCGGACGCTTCAAGGGCATGCGTTTCGCGGGAGAGAACCCCGGTCAGGCCCGGATACAGATGTTTCTGGCCAGGGGCGGGGAAGAAATTTTTCCCTGTCTGGAACGGGCGGCCGAAATAGGACTTGCCGAAGCCGTGAAGGAATTCGACGAGATGGTGCGGCAGGTTTTGCATCGACCGCTTGACCGGGAAAGCGTGTTTCCCTGGGAACGTCTGGATGTAGGGGTTTCAAGGAAATTTCTGTATTCGGAGTGGACCAAATATAAGCACGGAATGATCACGCCTCCATGCCCCGAGTCCGGTTGCCGTGAGTGCGGGGTCTGCGGGATGGACCGCTTCCTGTCATTGCCGCACGGGAGTTAGGGCCAGACAGTGATCCTTGTAGAAAAAGCAGTTCCGCCCGTTGCGTTTGGCTTGGTAGAGGGCCTGGTCCGCTGAAAAGAGTCCCGAATCGATGTGCAGGTCGGTTTGCGGGCTGAATGTCGAAATGCCCAGACTCACCGTGATTCTGTCCGAAAGCGGTGAGCCCGGATAGGGGATGTTGGCCAGGAAAAGGGCCTGCTGAATTTTTTGAGCCACCCGCTCCGCCCCGCTGCGGTTGGTGCTGGGCAATACCACCACGAATTCTTCCCCGCCATATCTGGCCACGAAATCCTCCGGTCGCTTGAGCGTGACGTTCAAGGTTTGCGCGACGCTGCGCAAGGCCATGTCGCCTGCCTGATGACCGAAGCGATCGTTGAATCCCTTGAAAGAATCAATGTCGATCATGAGCACCGAGATCTGGTGGTTGCTGCGTTTGCAGCGGCTTTTCTCGGCTACGAGCACTTCCTGGAATTTGCGTCTGTTGGGTACGCCCGTCAGCGGGTCCTGCATGACCAGGTTTTCGAGCATCTCCTTGCGGATGCGCGTGGTCTGCAGGCGGGCAAAAAAAAGCGAAGAGAACAGGAATGTGGACACCAGGAGCAGCGCGTAGCCGGCCTTGGCCCACGAAGTCATCCACCAGGGCGGAGAGATGTTGACGCTTATGGACTCGGTGATAGGACTGTTGAAGCCGTCCTTGAGCTTGAACACGTAGCGCCCAGGTTGCAGATGCGCGTAGCTGACCGACGACTGCCCGCCTGAGTCGGTCCAGGCGGAATCCACGCCTTCGAGTTTGTAGACAAACCTGGGTGTGCTGAGGGGGCTGATTTCAGGGATGGCGAAGGAAAAAGTCAGAAAGTTCTGGAGATGGTCAAGTTCAAGAGCTTTGGGCATCCGTCCCAACGGGGTGGGGGGCACCTTGCGCTCGAAAATGCGCACATCGGATATTTTGGGCTGCGTGGGGGAGCTGGAGATGAGTTTTTGCGGATCAATGAGCAGTAATCCGTCGGAATGTCCGTAGACGAGCATCTGGCCAAGGATAACGGGAGCCGCAGTGATGCTGGAAGCAGGATGCCCCGCGCCGGTGGCCATCTCCTGCGCCTGGTTTGATCCGACCGGGAGATGATGGATTTTTGATTGGGTATGCATCCAGATGCCGCGCCCGTTGTCGTCCCAGAGCGACAGCACGCTTGGAATGGGCGCATTTTCAATCGTGCGCACGGGTGTGACCAGCCCTGATTTCAGGTCGTAGCGGAGCAACTGGCTCGTCGTCCCTATGAGCAGTTCTTCGGGGCCGGTCTTGAGCATGCATTTGACGTTTTGCGTCTTCCCCTCTTTTGCCGGTTCCGGCAGGGAATACTGGATGGTATGCCCGGAGCGGGTATCGATCCTGTGGATCGAGCTCAAATGCCCGACCCAGAGTTCAGCACCGGATTGCATGAGAAACGACCCTCCCGGCTGCGGGGAGAAGGACATCTCTTTGCGAACGCCTGGGTCGCCGGGGCTCCAGGAGTACAGCTCGGCAGTGTTGGAGACCCATACTCTTCCGTCGTTCATGGGTACGATGTGGTGGATGTAACTGTTCGGCAGCGAAGGATCGACGTCGTCGAAAACGAGCTGCGTAAGTTCCATTCTGCCGTCGGGGGTGATGCGCAGAAGAGTGTTCTGAGTGCCGCAGAGAAGGGAATTGTCGGAAGCCCAGGCAAGTGAACGGATTCTCGGCGTGTCGAGAAACGGTTCGATTTCAATACTGGTCGACAGGGAGAGTTGGTCCGGATCCAGCGGCAAGGAACGATACAGTCCGCCGTCCTTGAGCGCGACATAGATGCGGGAGTCCACAGGGCTCACCGTGCAGATGGCATTGGCATTGCGCAATGGCTCGCGTTGTCCCCTGATCCTGAGTTCGAGCAATTTGGCGCCGGGATAGGCCGGCCGGTGCAGCACCCCATGATTGTATGTCCCGATCCAAAGCGTCCCGGCCTTTGTTTCATTGATGCTTGCGATGTAGAGCGGTGTCTTGCCGCGTGAATCGGTTATGCGGAAGGGGTGGTAAAAGATTCTGCCCTGGCGGAAGGCGTGGCGGAATAGGCCCCGGGCGGTGGAAATCCAGACATCGCCGCTGCTGTCGGTGTAGAGATCGAGAATGCGCTCTTCAGTAATTTCGTTCACCGGAACGAGTTCCTGCTTGGAGGCGTGTGCCGGGAGGATCCACAAACCTTTTCCTGCGACGCCGACCCAGAGGTTGCCTGCGCCGTCAAAGGTGAGTTTTTTGGCCGAGTAGGGTGCGCCAGAAGGCAGAGGGATGGCCGTGGCCGGTCCTCTGGTGCCTGTCAACCGAAGCACGCCCTGGCCCGTGCCCAGCCACATGTCCCGCTGGGCATTTTCGGCGATATCGAAAACCGTCCAGGCCTTTTCCGGGTTCGGCGGAACAATCTCGACGCTCTCGAATTTATCGAAGGACGGCTCGTAACGATGCAGTCCCCCATTGCCGGTTCCTGCCCAGAGGAAGCCCTTCTGATCTTTGTGGAGGACGAAGACGGTCTCGGTGGAGAGTCCGGCTGGAGTTTCGCTTGTCGTGTACCAGCGGGGAGTTTTTGTCGCCAGGGAGTAGGCCAGCACGCCTGAATTGGTGCCCACCCACAGGATGTCATTGTCGTCTATGCGCATGTCTCGAACGTTCTTTCCCTGCAAGACATCATCAAGCACGGGACGGATCGACCGGCCGTCATACACGTGCAGCCCCCGGATGGAAGCCAGCCAGATGTAGCCCTGGGAATCCTGGGCGGTGGCGATGACGCTGTTGTGGCTGTTGCGTTCCAGGGAAATGTCCAACTTGCTGACATCAAGGGGGATGTCCTGGATGGCAAGGGCTTGTTGCGGAAGGAACAACAATATGAGTATAAAAATCAGGGTTCGCATGGAGTGCTTGATGTTTTGTAATACATCCTTCAAGTAGTACTTGGCGTTGGGTACTTACGGTTCAACAGGTGCGTGGCATTTGTCGGGAAAAAGAGCAACCATCATCTTTCAAAAAAAGCAGGGGAAAAAAAGGAGAGGCGCACTCTCTCTTTTTTTTCTGTTGTTCTTGCTGATTCAGGGCAGCGCCTGGGCGGAAAACTTCACGGACGGAGCTTTTTTGCCGGTACCCCAAGGCTCCATGCCGGGCGAAGGGCAGGACAATTCAAGTCCCGGAAACAATGGAACCGGCCCGGGCAATGCCACGACGGATATTTTCAACGGCTCGGCCGACCAGTTGCAAGATCTTCTGAACGATCAGGACGATCTGATTTATCAATTTGATCCGGTGAAAGTTCTGGGAGAGAGGCATCTGTCCGGCAAGGCGACGATCGGTGGAGACGAATTGCAATCCCTTCCTTCCCGCACGGGCTCCATCACCGAGGCCATCAAGGGCTTCTCCAACGTTCAGTTTTCCAACGAAGAGACCTCAAGCCTCACGGGCGGGGAAATACGTCCGCCTCGCATCTCCATCGCAGGAGCCAAACCCTACGAAAACAATTTTCTCATCGACGGCATGAGCGTCAGCAACACGCTCAATCCCAACGGACTGGATGCGGATGGGGACTCCATTGCCCCCAATGATCTGGACGTCAACGGTGCGGACCAGACAATTTTCTATGACAGCAGCCTCGTGGACACGGTGACTGTTTACTCCAACAACGTGCCAGCCAAGTACGGGCGCTTCGTGGGTGGCGTCGTGGATGCCAAATTGGTTGATCCGCGTCTGGATCGTTGGCACGCGGTCTTTTCGGGCGGCCATACCCGCAGTGAGTGGTTTGATCTGAGAGGAGTGGACGAAGAGTCGACGTCGTCCGCCAATCAGCCCCGTTTTCGATCCTACGCCTTGAGCGCCAGCGCGGACGGTCCTCTTTCGGGAAATACCGCTCTTTTGGTCGCGGCGTCGCAAAGGCGCTCGGTCATTCCCTTGAAGCGGGATAAGCCCGACGACTCCACGTATGATGATGATCAAAAGCGGAGCAGCGAGAATTTTTTCGCAAAACTGTTGGTCATTCCTGGGGCGGATTTGAAGCTGACCCTGGACGCGACATACGCTCCATATGCTGAGGAACGATGGAAGGCGGTATACGACGAAAGTGACTGGAAAACGCAGAACAAGGCGTACAGGTTGGCCGGCTCGGCGACTGTCGGTGGGTCATGGGGCGAGTTGACGGCCAAGGCGGCCTATTCGCAAAACGGGTACAGCAGGGATTCCAAGAACAATCTGCGTGAGACGTATTCCGGGACCGGGGTGCCCGACGAGGAAAAATATTTCAGGGGTGGACTTGGGGACGCCGAGGTCACCAACCGCGGCATCGACGCAGCTATTGATTTCGACCTTGCGGAGTTCGAGACCGGCGTTCTGGTGTGGCGGCTTTCCTCGGGCCTGGATCTGAGCAACGTGACCACGGACATATGGAACGAGGAGGCCCGTCTGGAACTCGTGACGATGCCCTCCAGCGGGAAATGGAACCGCGTCTTCACGACCTATCCCGAGAGCGATCAGACCAGGACCCTGAACACGCTGGGTTGGTACGGACAGGCAGAGGTCCAGTGGGGGCGATTCACGCTCACGCCCGGATTGCGCATCGATCATGACGATTTCTCCTTCAATACCGATGTCGCCACACGTCTCAAGATGGAGCTGGACACCATGGGGGACGGCGCGTTGCGGCTGGTGGCCGGGGTCAACAGGTACTATGGCGGGCAGCTGCGCGCCTACGCATTTGATAGGCATCGGCCGTCCCTGACAAGGATGATCAAGTACAATACAGATCCTGACAATTTGCCTCCCATCAAGGTAGGCACCGACAACAGCTACCAGGCCAAGGGCCTTGAGACTCCGTATTCCGACGAGCTCATGGGAGGGATTCTCGGGGACGTGGCGGGATTTGAGTATGGCCTGGAGTTCGTGCACCGGGATCACCGGGATCAGATCATCAGCAAGGCCAGGGAAAAGGGCGTTTATGAACTGACCAACGACGGCAAGAGTACATACGACGGCATTACCCTGTCCTTGATGCGATCCTTCGAGACTGGTCGGTTCGGAACCCATGCGCTCTCCCTGGGCGTGACCAAGTCCTGGTCCAAGACCTTCAACGGTGCCTTTGACAGCGAGATCGACGAGTACAAGGATGTCGACTACGATTACGACAGGGTCTACTTCGAAGGCGAACTCATTGATCGCAGCCAACTGCCTGCCAACGACTACAATTCCCCCGCGGTTGTCACGCTGTCCTGGCTGGGCAGTTTTTACGATGACAGGTTCAAGATCAATTGCGTCTCTCGCTGGCGCGATTCAACCACCGGCCTCATGAATGACCAGCGCACCGACGCTGAAACCCCTTTCGGCACCGTGGAAAGCAAGCCCACGACTCCAAGCTCCAAGTGGTTTGGCGAGGACGGGTTGTATCACGATGCCTACAAGGAGGGGATCATATCCGGAGGCTTGGTGACTGACGTTTCGCTGGAGCTTGATGTGGTCAAGGAGGAGTTGCTCACGATCAGCCTGCTGCTGGACATATTCAACGTGTTTGCTTCCGATGGACATACGGGAGTGTCCGAACTTGGTGGAGGGTCGAAACTTCCGCGCAGCGAATACGGGCGTGGCTACTACGCCGGCATTAGCTGCGAATTCTAGGCGACCGTTCAGAACGCGTTCTGGACTGCGTTGCTCCCCGATTTTGCAAGGCTCATGTAGTGGGCTACACATCGCCTTCCAAAATCGGCTCGCGCCTTGCCAGAACCCGTTCTGAACGGCCGCCTGGCGTTGAACCGTCCGCGGAGCAAGGAATTCGTCTGATGGGCTCTGTTCGGGTGCTGCGCATCCGGAACGCGTTCTGGACTGCGTTGCTCCCCGATTTTGCAAGGCTCATGTAGTGGGCTACACGTCGCCTTCCAAAATCGGCTCGCGCCTTGCCAGAACCCGTTCTGAACGGCCGCCTGGCGTTGAACCATCGTTGGATCAATGGCCCTATCCTGAGGGGCTTTTTTTTCAAGATGCACATCCGGAACGCGTTCTGGTACGCCGCCTAGACGCTGTACCTGCGGCGCAGTAGATGTTCCAGGCGTGCAGCGCCCATGGAGCAGGAGAAGGTCAGTGCGAAGTACAGAAGCGCCACGCAGGTCCAGACTTCCATGGTCAGGTAGGTCGTGGCCATGAGTTGCATGCCCTGGAAGGTCAGTTCCTGGATTGAGATGACCGAGACGATGGCCGAATCCTTGATCGTGGAGATGATCTGTCCGGCCAATGGAGGGATCATGTTGCGCACGGCCTGGGGCATGATGATGTAGACCATGAGCCCAAGGCGCGGGAACCCCTGCGCACGCCCCGCCTCCCATTGCCCGGCATCCACCGACCGAATCCCTCCGCGCACGATTTCAGCGACATATGCCCCTTCGTAGAGTCCAAGGGTGAAGGCCGCCGTGACAAAGGCGTCAACCTGGTCCAGGCGGCCGATCAACACTCCAGCCACGGCCTTGACTCCGTCCGGGGCCGTGCGCAGCGCGTCCTGCAGGCCGATGGCCGGGGCGATCTGGTCGGCCAGGAAAAAATAACACAGAAAAATGAGCACCAGGGGCGGCAGGTTGCGGCACAGCTCGACATAGGTGCTGCCCACAAGCCGCAGGTAAAGACTGGGGCTGGTGCGCGCCAGCCCGGCCCAGACGCCCAGAAACAGTGCTATGAGCGCGGACCAGCAGGTCAGGCGGATGGTGGTGAAGAGGCCCTGCAGCAGCAGGCCCGGGCGTCCGTCCCCGCGCACCAGGTACTGGCCGAGCACTCCCCACTCCCATGGTTTTCCGTTCTGGGCGCTGATGCGCCAGACAACGTACCCTGCGCAGCCTGCCAGGAAAATGAGCAGGACGGCGTCGAGTTTCGTCAGGGGTGACCTTGGGCCTCGTCCTGCCCGGAGTACGTTCCCCGGGGTCTGGCGCGTTGCGGGGCTCACTTGATCCGGGCTTCCCAGTCCATGGTCTTAAACCAGTATGCATATCTCTCGGCCAGCCAGCCCTCGGCTCCGGCCACCAGCACCCAGTTGTTCAGGAAGTTCAGGAAGTCGTGATCACCCTTGCGTATCGCGAAGCCGATGGGCTCCTTGGTGAATGTTTCACCCTGCAGCGGCAGATAGAGCTTGTCCTTGTTGCGAATGGCCTGCTGTTCAGGAAAGGGGGCCGATGCGACCATGGCGTGCGCCCTGCCGTTCAGGACTTCCTGCAGGGCCTGGGCCTCGTCGTCGAACATCCGCACGGTGGCCTTCGGCATGTGCTTCTTGGCCGCGGCAACGGAGGTGGCGCCGGTTTTCGCGGACAGGATAATCTCGGGCTTGTTGAAATCGTCCAGGGAGGACAGGTTCGGCGCCGCCTCGATACTCGCGACCAGGGACATGCCGGAGAATTCGTACGGGCTGCTGAAGTTGACCTTGAGATTGCGGGCCGGCTGGATGCCCATGCCGCCGATGATGACATCGAATTTGCCGGTCAAAAGGGCCGGGATGATGCCCGACCATTTGGTGGGCACAAACTCGATCTCTACGCCCATGTCCGCGGCCACGCGTCTTGCCACATCGATCTCGAAGCCGATGTATTCACCGTTTTTGTCCTTCATGGCCCAGGGCACGAACGTGTCGAAACCCACGCGCAGCACGCCTCTCTCCATGACCTGATCGAGCACTCCTTTTTCAGCGGCCGAGCTTTCCACGGGCACGAGGCTGGCGCAAAGACTGAGACACAGGATTAAAATCGCGGCTATTTTGTGCATGAATCCTCCAAATGTGGTGATGATGAGTGTTGTTCCAGTAGCCTGGCCAGCGACGACAGCGTGACCGTGAAGACAAGATAGATGGCCGCCACCACGGTCCAGATTTCGAAGCTCAGGAATGTCTCCGCGATGATGGCCTGGCCGTGCATGGTCAGGTCGTAGATGGCGATGGTCGAGACCAGGGCCGAGTCCTTGATCAGGGAAACACCCTGGCTGGTCAGGGGCGGAAGAACGTTGCGCAGGGCCTGGGGCAAAATGACCTGCATGTAGATGCTCGGTTTCTTCATGCCCAGGCTGAGCGCTCCTTCCCATTGTCCGCGCGGGATGGCCAGGATGCCTGCCCGGATGATTTCCGAGGCGTAGGCGCCCTCGAACAGGGCCAGCGCAAGCACCGCCGAGGACATCCTGCCCAGGTCAACGGCCGGAGCCAGGACAAAATAGATGAAGAAGATCTGGACCAAGAGCGGCGTGTTGCGGATCAGTTCCAGATATACCCGGGCCATGGCCTGGCCGACCACGGAGCCCGACAGTCGGAGCAGGGCGGTGCCCAGCGCGAGAACGGCCGCGCCGACAAGGCCGAGCCCCGAGACAAGCAGGGTGATGCCCGCGCCCTGCAGCAGGGGTCCGGGGCTGCCGTCCGGGAGCAGGATGAAGCGCGGGACCCTGTACCACTGCCAATTGTAGCCCATGCTCTCAGCGCCGCGCAATACGATCCACGCCACGCAGAACATGGTCAGGGCGTAGGCGGCGACGGAACATGCCGTGCCGCATCGACACCTCAGGGAATGGAATCTGGCTATCATGGCAGAGCCCGCGGCCCGGTTCGGGCCGCGGGAAGATGATTTATTGCGGGCGGATGGTCATGACGGGCACGGCCGATGTCTTGACGACTTTTTCGGCTACGGAGCCGAAAAGAAGGCGATTCAAGCCCTGGCGGCCATGAGTGGACATGATGATGATGTCCGCTTTTTCCGCCTG
This portion of the Desulfomicrobium macestii genome encodes:
- a CDS encoding amino acid ABC transporter permease, with product MIARFHSLRCRCGTACSVAAYALTMFCVAWIVLRGAESMGYNWQWYRVPRFILLPDGSPGPLLQGAGITLLVSGLGLVGAAVLALGTALLRLSGSVVGQAMARVYLELIRNTPLLVQIFFIYFVLAPAVDLGRMSSAVLALALFEGAYASEIIRAGILAIPRGQWEGALSLGMKKPSIYMQVILPQALRNVLPPLTSQGVSLIKDSALVSTIAIYDLTMHGQAIIAETFLSFEIWTVVAAIYLVFTVTLSSLARLLEQHSSSPHLEDSCTK